A stretch of the Deltaproteobacteria bacterium genome encodes the following:
- a CDS encoding methyltransferase domain-containing protein, translating into MIDKIFEIKKNIDFDFRKYTYGNDPLKYLFDEWVDYYKLKYAICKAIEPKSILEIGVRYGYGAITFLKACPDASYLGIDNNSDTFGASIGAIKWAKEITKGFNVEFLIANTQELKEFPGDYFDLIHIDGQQDGDGTYRDLELALGKGYFILVDGYYWSKENMLSSTYFTEKYKAFIEYAIIIPGYAGELLIKTKPSAKDIFLNKYIKGYQDLKNTYDTVYYMNDCGGYDSFKRYGGKKITDGRILAANYLADPHKNDIILDIGSGRGELSYLLSKKTKKVIGLDYSESAINIATATYSNMTNLNFIQEDILKYNPDFKFDKILMTDVVEHIEGDKLYRTFEKISKLLNNNGILIIHTAPNKLNYKYAYNKKYKLAKSIGSYIPSNPRTFYEDLMHINEQTPAKLKNSLKRYFSKIFVWTTNLPDIKGNLTLIPNKTDLLNHTSIFAIATNRKDFTINTIVNLISQNKLDTHNLKVVIEVGGNELTLARAEYYTVNIKLTNLSKESFKSRLPYPVYLAYHWYNLETNSYEVFDGIRTDLQTPIEPNESKDLEMDVVAPERAGKYLLQITLVQEQQFWFENIIDNLPVVIKVEII; encoded by the coding sequence TTGATAGATAAAATCTTTGAAATTAAAAAAAATATAGATTTTGACTTTAGAAAATATACATACGGTAATGATCCTCTGAAATACCTTTTCGATGAATGGGTTGATTATTATAAATTGAAATATGCGATTTGCAAGGCGATTGAGCCAAAATCGATTTTAGAAATAGGTGTAAGGTATGGATATGGCGCAATTACATTTCTAAAAGCATGCCCCGATGCAAGTTATTTAGGAATTGACAACAATTCCGATACTTTTGGTGCATCAATCGGTGCCATAAAATGGGCTAAGGAGATCACAAAGGGATTTAACGTAGAATTTTTGATTGCCAATACGCAAGAATTGAAAGAATTTCCCGGTGATTATTTTGATCTTATACATATTGATGGTCAGCAAGATGGCGATGGGACTTATAGAGATTTGGAACTGGCTTTAGGGAAAGGATATTTTATATTAGTTGATGGATACTATTGGTCAAAAGAAAATATGCTAAGCTCAACATATTTTACGGAGAAATATAAAGCATTTATCGAATATGCTATCATAATCCCCGGTTATGCGGGTGAATTACTCATCAAAACAAAACCTTCTGCTAAAGATATATTTTTAAATAAATATATCAAGGGTTATCAAGACTTAAAAAATACATATGATACGGTTTATTATATGAATGATTGTGGTGGATATGATAGCTTTAAAAGATATGGCGGCAAAAAGATTACCGATGGTAGGATTTTGGCAGCAAATTATTTAGCCGATCCTCATAAAAATGATATTATATTGGATATTGGCTCGGGACGGGGCGAGTTGTCTTATCTGCTATCGAAAAAAACAAAAAAAGTGATAGGCCTGGATTATTCCGAAAGTGCCATTAATATTGCCACAGCGACATATTCTAATATGACAAACTTAAATTTCATACAAGAAGATATCCTAAAATACAATCCTGATTTTAAATTCGATAAAATATTAATGACGGATGTCGTTGAACATATAGAAGGTGATAAGCTATATCGTACCTTTGAAAAGATCAGTAAACTCTTGAATAATAATGGGATATTGATTATCCATACAGCGCCCAATAAATTAAATTATAAATATGCTTACAATAAAAAATATAAGTTGGCTAAATCGATAGGCAGTTATATTCCAAGTAACCCGAGAACATTTTACGAAGACTTAATGCATATCAATGAGCAAACACCGGCAAAACTAAAAAATAGTTTAAAAAGGTATTTCAGTAAAATATTTGTATGGACGACAAACTTACCCGACATCAAAGGTAATTTGACTCTCATACCGAATAAAACAGACCTTCTAAACCATACAAGTATTTTCGCTATAGCAACAAACAGAAAGGATTTTACCATTAATACCATAGTAAATCTCATTAGCCAAAACAAGTTAGATACTCATAATTTGAAAGTAGTTATAGAGGTAGGTGGGAATGAATTAACTCTAGCAAGAGCAGAATATTATACTGTAAATATCAAATTAACAAATTTATCAAAAGAATCTTTTAAATCACGTTTGCCTTATCCAGTATATTTGGCTTATCATTGGTATAATTTAGAGACAAACAGTTACGAAGTATTTGATGGGATAAGAACTGATTTACAAACCCCGATTGAGCCCAATGAGTCAAAAGATCTTGAAATGGATGTTGTTGCACCTGAGAGAGCGGGAAAATATTTATTACAGATTACTTTAGTTCAAGAACAACAATTCTGGTTTGAAAATATTATAGATAATTTACCTGTAGTAATCAAAGTTGAGATAATTTGA
- a CDS encoding PIN domain-containing protein: protein MPDTFVLDTSAILTLCNDEEDADTVEKILRSPAALHISFMTRMEAGYRIWKKAGRTISEEFLRYLDLLPLKQVDASDEILMMAMEIKATKKLSNADTWIIATAIATKAILVHKDPEFEQVKDMVSLQTLKYKNRQ, encoded by the coding sequence ATGCCTGATACTTTTGTGCTGGATACTTCTGCTATCCTGACTCTTTGTAACGATGAAGAAGATGCAGATACTGTGGAAAAAATATTACGTTCACCTGCAGCGCTCCATATTTCTTTTATGACAAGAATGGAAGCAGGTTATAGAATATGGAAGAAAGCGGGTAGAACAATATCAGAAGAATTCCTGAGGTATCTTGACTTGCTGCCGTTAAAACAAGTTGATGCGAGTGATGAAATTCTGATGATGGCAATGGAGATAAAGGCTACAAAAAAACTTTCAAATGCAGACACCTGGATAATTGCTACAGCCATTGCTACAAAGGCTATACTTGTTCATAAAGATCCTGAGTTCGAACAGGTAAAAGACATGGTTAGTTTACAAACCTTAAAGTACAAAAACAGACAGTAA
- a CDS encoding lipoyl synthase, with protein MQRPEWITVNYNENSIATVSDYLVEHGINTVCEGALCPNRWTCYAHKEVTFMILGSNCTRRCMFCNVSKGIPDSVDEYEAERILSTVKWLGSDYAVITSVTRDDLSDGGAEQFVIAIELLNANDIDVEVLIPDFNGEDDPLKAIVDAGPKVIAYNMETVLDLYPVVRPLSNYATGLYVLDEIKRLNKKIVTKSGFMLGLGENLVQIKELIRNIKDTGCDILTIGQYLKPTESHMDVKTYVHPKMFKMLEEYAYKLGFGSVQAAPFARSSLNARNTFKNIK; from the coding sequence ATGCAAAGACCGGAATGGATAACCGTAAATTACAATGAAAATAGCATTGCAACCGTTTCCGATTATCTTGTTGAACATGGCATAAATACAGTATGCGAAGGTGCGTTATGTCCTAATAGATGGACCTGTTATGCACATAAAGAAGTAACATTCATGATACTTGGCAGCAATTGCACACGGCGGTGCATGTTTTGCAATGTGTCAAAGGGCATACCGGATAGTGTTGATGAGTATGAGGCTGAGAGAATCCTTAGCACCGTTAAATGGCTTGGAAGTGATTACGCGGTAATAACCTCGGTTACAAGGGATGATCTTTCGGATGGAGGTGCTGAACAGTTCGTAATAGCAATAGAACTTCTTAATGCAAACGATATAGACGTAGAGGTATTGATCCCAGATTTTAATGGAGAAGATGATCCTCTCAAAGCCATCGTTGATGCAGGACCAAAGGTCATTGCATATAATATGGAAACGGTGCTTGATCTTTACCCGGTGGTAAGGCCATTATCAAATTATGCAACCGGTCTGTATGTTCTTGATGAGATCAAACGGCTGAATAAAAAGATTGTGACAAAATCGGGCTTTATGCTTGGACTTGGTGAGAATTTAGTCCAGATAAAAGAACTTATCAGAAATATTAAGGATACTGGATGTGATATCTTAACGATCGGCCAGTACCTGAAGCCGACAGAATCACACATGGATGTTAAAACTTATGTGCACCCGAAGATGTTTAAAATGCTTGAAGAATATGCGTACAAACTTGGATTCGGATCTGTTCAGGCAGCACCATTTGCAAGAAGCTCATTAAATGCAAGAAATACTTTTAAAAATATAAAATGA
- a CDS encoding C45 family autoproteolytic acyltransferase/hydrolase, with protein MTAAQLLTPIEFSSLPEGRIKKVGRINLITLNGSAYDMGYQHGVIAQELYVKGLILFFARFLRVLRLGIKDMVPTEFLSKKAEKLFESYVEILSSNLKKRYTTWMIDEIKGFSDGSGESVELLKKLVAMPDILQMLLSRGLSRTRANSIAALNFGCTSVGVWGNKTYDGSFIYGRNLDFFDDHSMDSYPAVFLYKPDKGMKYAAFSFLGVFGGGITGINEAGITCALHIMLSKDVSSFSTPIMNILNEILRNAESMEDAIRIAKSFKFSSGWGIAVTDARHGKAGVIEASSRYVASRQAVSNYIINTNHYNTELLKKREYDYNVSTTASTIGRYKRAEEIIKEKNGKFNEQDMIMLLGDHLEYFTRRERALGSTIMAIHNVGSYVFKPEELKVWVAQGDAPTNHSDYIGMDIKSWMDGELRLLDIKPPHPYANSHNFNVFKEHYEQAYQKYFYHNNIKDALKEMEELTREDQTEPIYFMLKGQLYLKTSMYDKALDAFEKALTMPDIPHRIAVNLLWKARTLDILGNRQEALSLYEKVLNTGGAGTNLKKAANKGKRTMFKPSKVKQHDIDFIFSDNTGY; from the coding sequence ATGACGGCAGCACAACTCCTTACACCCATAGAATTCAGCTCTCTGCCGGAGGGCAGAATAAAAAAGGTTGGCAGGATTAATCTCATAACATTAAATGGAAGTGCCTATGACATGGGTTATCAGCATGGTGTAATTGCTCAGGAGCTTTATGTAAAAGGGCTAATACTGTTTTTTGCAAGATTTCTAAGGGTGTTAAGGCTTGGTATTAAAGATATGGTTCCAACGGAATTCTTATCAAAAAAGGCTGAAAAACTATTTGAGAGCTATGTCGAAATACTCTCTTCAAACCTGAAAAAACGTTACACCACATGGATGATCGATGAAATAAAAGGCTTTTCAGACGGAAGCGGCGAGTCCGTAGAGCTGTTGAAAAAGCTGGTTGCAATGCCGGATATATTACAGATGCTGCTGTCAAGAGGTTTATCCCGTACAAGAGCAAACTCGATTGCTGCATTAAATTTCGGTTGTACAAGTGTTGGTGTCTGGGGTAATAAAACTTATGATGGAAGCTTTATTTACGGCAGAAATCTTGATTTCTTCGATGATCACTCTATGGACAGCTATCCAGCTGTATTTTTGTATAAACCAGATAAAGGAATGAAGTATGCAGCTTTTAGCTTTCTGGGTGTGTTTGGCGGAGGTATAACGGGTATAAATGAGGCGGGTATTACCTGTGCATTGCACATAATGCTTTCAAAAGATGTTTCGAGCTTTTCAACGCCTATTATGAATATATTAAACGAGATACTGAGAAATGCAGAAAGCATGGAAGATGCAATACGGATAGCAAAATCATTCAAATTTTCATCAGGATGGGGCATAGCCGTAACTGATGCGAGGCATGGAAAAGCGGGAGTGATAGAGGCATCATCAAGATATGTTGCTTCAAGGCAAGCTGTCTCTAACTATATTATCAATACTAACCATTACAATACAGAGCTGCTTAAAAAAAGAGAGTACGATTATAACGTATCAACCACTGCATCAACGATTGGAAGATATAAAAGGGCTGAGGAAATAATAAAAGAGAAGAACGGTAAGTTTAATGAGCAGGACATGATTATGCTGCTCGGGGATCATCTGGAATATTTCACACGCAGGGAAAGAGCGCTTGGCAGCACCATCATGGCTATTCATAATGTGGGCTCGTATGTTTTCAAACCGGAAGAATTAAAGGTATGGGTAGCACAGGGCGATGCACCCACAAACCATTCGGATTATATCGGAATGGACATTAAGAGCTGGATGGATGGAGAGTTAAGGCTGCTCGATATAAAACCTCCGCATCCTTACGCCAATTCTCATAACTTTAACGTATTCAAAGAGCATTATGAACAGGCGTATCAAAAGTATTTTTATCATAATAACATAAAAGATGCGCTCAAAGAGATGGAGGAGCTTACACGCGAGGATCAAACAGAGCCTATTTATTTTATGTTAAAAGGACAACTGTACTTAAAAACAAGCATGTACGATAAGGCTTTAGACGCGTTTGAAAAAGCTCTAACAATGCCGGATATCCCTCATAGAATAGCTGTAAACCTTCTCTGGAAAGCAAGGACACTCGATATACTCGGAAACCGCCAGGAGGCTTTAAGCCTTTATGAAAAGGTATTAAATACGGGCGGCGCGGGCACAAACCTTAAAAAGGCTGCAAATAAAGGTAAAAGAACGATGTTCAAACCCTCGAAGGTTAAACAGCACGACATTGATTTTATTTTTTCCGATAATACAGGTTACTGA
- the typA gene encoding translational GTPase TypA, with protein sequence MLSADKIRNIGIIAHIDHGKTTLVDAMLKQAGIFRSNELIVERVMDSFELERERGITILAKNTSIRYNDYKINIVDTPGHADFSGEVERAISMVDGVLLLVDAIDGPMPQTRFVLRKAIESGLKALVVINKIDRPEARPQEVLDAVSELFLDLVVDSSQLDFPVIYTSARNGTATLSMDKPLSSLKPLFDAIISSIPYPEIDMDENFEMMISQLAYDQYIGPMVIGKVKSGRLHPGEEVYIYPRDHEPITKKVLKLFTFEGLQRIEINETAPGDIIAIAGIDTHDIGAIVSQKEGIQHVAGLKVEEPTISVQMLVNNSPFSGREGKFFTSRHLSERLKKEVKSNLSLKVTSTNSPDVFDVAGRGELHLSILFETMRREGYEFQVGMPKAILKNVEGRVMEPIEELTIEVTDDYFGRIMEKTGSRKGELLHSYKTPSGLTRLIFSIPSRSIIGLRSELLLETKGNVVMHHQFTKYDLYRGDLPSRKKGVQIAKEEVVTVAYALWFLQERGPLFISPGDKVYGGMIVGIHNKDTDLVINPGKKKHLSNMRASGSDEAIRLIPPLKLTLEYGLGFIEDDELLEITPLSIRLRKKVLEHTERKRSERYSEQEIDNDE encoded by the coding sequence ATGTTATCGGCAGATAAAATCAGGAACATAGGGATCATAGCGCATATAGATCATGGGAAAACAACCCTTGTGGATGCCATGCTTAAACAGGCAGGCATATTCCGCAGCAACGAGTTGATTGTTGAACGGGTGATGGACTCTTTTGAGCTTGAAAGGGAAAGAGGGATAACGATCCTGGCAAAGAATACATCTATCAGGTACAACGATTACAAGATCAATATTGTTGATACGCCGGGGCATGCTGATTTCAGCGGAGAGGTTGAAAGGGCGATTTCGATGGTTGATGGGGTACTCCTACTTGTTGACGCAATAGACGGTCCAATGCCGCAGACCAGGTTTGTGCTTAGAAAAGCAATTGAGAGCGGGCTTAAGGCGCTTGTCGTTATCAACAAGATAGACAGACCCGAGGCAAGACCACAAGAGGTCCTTGATGCCGTATCCGAATTGTTTCTTGATCTCGTGGTAGACTCATCCCAGCTTGATTTCCCTGTTATATACACATCCGCAAGAAATGGCACCGCAACACTGTCAATGGATAAGCCGTTGAGCAGCCTGAAGCCCTTGTTTGATGCAATCATCAGCAGTATCCCGTATCCTGAAATAGATATGGATGAAAATTTTGAAATGATGATAAGCCAGCTTGCATACGATCAGTATATAGGCCCTATGGTCATAGGTAAGGTAAAGAGCGGTAGACTGCATCCGGGTGAAGAGGTGTATATCTACCCCAGGGATCATGAGCCCATTACAAAAAAGGTCCTTAAATTGTTTACGTTTGAAGGGCTGCAGAGAATTGAGATCAACGAAACAGCTCCCGGCGATATTATAGCCATTGCAGGCATTGATACACATGACATAGGAGCTATCGTTTCACAGAAAGAGGGCATACAGCATGTTGCAGGATTAAAGGTTGAAGAACCTACAATCTCCGTACAGATGCTTGTGAACAACAGCCCCTTTTCAGGCAGGGAAGGTAAATTTTTCACATCAAGGCATTTAAGTGAAAGATTGAAAAAAGAGGTAAAATCCAACCTGTCTTTAAAAGTCACCTCAACAAATAGCCCTGATGTCTTTGATGTTGCCGGCAGAGGTGAACTGCATCTATCAATCCTTTTTGAAACGATGCGCAGAGAAGGATACGAATTTCAGGTAGGTATGCCGAAGGCTATATTGAAAAACGTTGAAGGCAGGGTCATGGAACCAATAGAGGAACTCACTATCGAAGTGACGGATGATTATTTTGGCAGGATTATGGAAAAGACCGGTTCACGAAAAGGAGAATTACTCCATTCTTACAAAACTCCATCAGGGTTGACACGCCTTATTTTCTCAATTCCTTCAAGAAGTATTATCGGATTACGCTCGGAACTCTTGCTCGAAACAAAGGGTAACGTCGTTATGCATCATCAATTCACTAAATATGACCTGTATAGGGGCGACCTGCCGTCGCGGAAAAAAGGCGTTCAGATTGCAAAAGAAGAGGTTGTTACCGTTGCCTATGCCCTGTGGTTCTTACAGGAAAGAGGACCTTTATTTATATCACCCGGGGATAAGGTATACGGCGGCATGATAGTGGGTATCCACAACAAAGATACGGACCTCGTTATTAACCCGGGAAAGAAAAAACACCTCTCAAACATGAGGGCTTCAGGCTCTGATGAAGCCATAAGGCTTATTCCTCCGCTAAAACTAACACTCGAGTACGGCTTGGGATTTATAGAAGACGATGAGCTGCTTGAAATCACGCCTCTATCAATAAGGCTGAGAAAAAAGGTTCTTGAGCACACTGAACGTAAAAGATCGGAAAGGTATTCCGAACAGGAGATAGACAACGACGAATAA
- a CDS encoding HAMP domain-containing histidine kinase, producing MIRRLRARIVLIEGMIIGIALLLMGIILYELQKQNMIIQFLDDTSQIYNLVQGSIYYGYNSAEKVVESFQNKTGMSMVQHIMLLDRRENVPEHIKIKFKPKDMALIAKDIDDCKEGFFHGSGMRLIKIYPMNISKTQCKSLLITSSNRYITGRLLLLMEIISAYMLFNFLILTAIGWFIIDRYTAAPLQALETAVQEISGGEYSEIKYMPHSKELANVIKAFNAMVKIIMSKEQILKNNLKELKETQQFAIKKERLAAIGNLASGISHEIGNPVSAIIAMLEILKNDEIKKDKGDMIQRSLNEAYRIDALVRQMLLYVRQASVNISDVNVKAVVNDALSAATLNRSMDGIDVLVDVNQSLTYRIDYEKLRHILINLISNALDAMYDRGRIVIKAGITADGISIEVSDTGEGIKADYLDKVFEPFFTTKPSGKGTGLGLSIVKNLVQDLDGDVTVKSEQGKGTTFIIRL from the coding sequence ATGATTAGAAGGTTAAGGGCAAGGATCGTACTTATTGAAGGTATGATTATAGGTATAGCCCTTTTGCTGATGGGTATTATCCTGTACGAATTACAAAAACAAAACATGATAATACAGTTTCTTGATGATACCTCACAAATATATAACCTTGTTCAAGGAAGTATTTATTATGGTTATAACAGCGCTGAAAAGGTTGTAGAGTCTTTTCAGAACAAAACAGGGATGTCCATGGTTCAGCATATTATGCTTCTCGATCGCCGGGAAAATGTACCGGAGCATATCAAAATAAAATTCAAGCCTAAAGATATGGCATTAATAGCAAAGGATATTGATGACTGTAAAGAAGGATTTTTCCATGGATCGGGGATGAGGCTTATAAAGATATATCCAATGAACATATCAAAAACACAATGTAAGAGTCTGCTCATCACATCCAGCAACAGATATATAACAGGAAGGCTTTTATTGCTTATGGAGATTATCAGCGCCTATATGCTGTTTAATTTTTTAATCCTCACTGCGATTGGCTGGTTTATTATAGACAGGTACACGGCTGCCCCTTTGCAGGCCCTTGAAACTGCTGTGCAGGAGATAAGCGGCGGAGAGTATTCAGAGATAAAATACATGCCTCATTCAAAGGAGCTTGCGAACGTTATAAAAGCATTTAACGCAATGGTAAAGATTATTATGTCAAAGGAACAGATATTAAAGAACAACCTGAAAGAGCTGAAAGAAACACAGCAGTTTGCAATAAAAAAAGAAAGGCTTGCAGCCATCGGAAACCTTGCATCAGGCATATCGCACGAGATAGGCAATCCTGTAAGTGCTATCATAGCAATGCTTGAGATCCTGAAAAATGATGAGATCAAAAAGGATAAAGGGGATATGATTCAGCGGTCTTTAAATGAGGCTTACAGAATAGATGCACTTGTAAGGCAGATGCTATTATATGTAAGGCAGGCATCCGTTAACATAAGTGATGTCAATGTTAAAGCTGTTGTTAATGACGCACTTTCAGCAGCGACTTTAAATAGATCAATGGATGGAATTGACGTTTTGGTGGATGTAAACCAATCTCTAACTTACAGGATCGATTATGAAAAACTCAGGCATATACTTATTAACCTTATATCAAATGCTTTAGATGCAATGTATGATAGGGGAAGGATTGTAATAAAGGCAGGGATTACAGCCGACGGCATCTCAATAGAGGTATCCGATACCGGAGAAGGCATAAAAGCGGATTACCTTGACAAGGTATTTGAGCCGTTTTTTACAACAAAGCCATCGGGTAAAGGCACAGGTCTTGGGCTTTCCATTGTTAAGAACCTTGTTCAGGACCTTGACGGCGATGTAACGGTAAAAAGTGAACAGGGCAAAGGAACGACGTTCATTATAAGATTATAG
- a CDS encoding prepilin peptidase produces the protein MNPILNALIFIFGLILGSFLNVVIYRLPRHESIVYPSSHCPYCSAHIKPYDNIPLLSYAILGGKCRSCGKHISLRYPFVELLAGLSGVAIYLKYGLGIDWVFLFVLSLSLITIIFIDLDNRIIPNVITYPGIVIGFASSFFMTINTVTGSVLGSVIGGGVLYATAYLYKAITKQEGMGMGDVKLMAMLGAFLGWQASLFIIITSAFAGSIFGIALMLLAGKNRKYAIPYGPFISMGAFIYLFYGQYIIQIYLRFIGYD, from the coding sequence ATGAATCCGATATTAAATGCTCTGATTTTTATTTTTGGATTGATCCTTGGAAGCTTTTTAAATGTTGTAATATACAGGCTTCCAAGACATGAATCCATTGTTTATCCATCGTCGCATTGTCCATACTGCAGTGCACACATAAAACCTTATGACAATATACCTCTGTTGAGTTATGCCATACTTGGAGGTAAATGCAGATCATGCGGTAAACATATATCCTTGAGATACCCATTTGTAGAACTGCTTGCAGGACTTTCGGGTGTTGCGATTTATCTTAAATACGGGCTCGGCATCGACTGGGTATTTCTGTTTGTCCTCTCTTTGAGTCTCATCACGATAATTTTCATAGACCTTGATAATAGAATTATCCCGAACGTGATCACCTATCCAGGCATTGTTATAGGATTTGCATCAAGTTTTTTTATGACTATAAATACGGTAACTGGTTCGGTCTTAGGCAGTGTAATAGGCGGGGGTGTGCTGTATGCGACGGCATACTTGTATAAAGCGATAACAAAGCAAGAAGGCATGGGTATGGGAGATGTCAAGCTCATGGCAATGCTTGGTGCATTTCTTGGATGGCAGGCATCGCTTTTTATTATAATAACAAGTGCTTTTGCAGGCTCTATTTTTGGTATTGCTCTTATGCTGTTAGCCGGCAAAAACAGGAAATACGCAATACCTTATGGGCCATTCATATCTATGGGTGCATTCATTTACCTTTTTTACGGGCAATATATTATACAGATTTATCTTAGGTTCATTGGTTATGATTAG
- the lipB gene encoding lipoyl(octanoyl) transferase LipB: MKKLNIIDLGIMTYSDAIEVMERVRADVERIEDDTLLLVEHPTVITIGRDGDDSSIVDKAYIDKHNIPVVHADRGGKAVVHNKGQLVVYPVIKVTDNPIDILFKMMDVMESTLSTFGLKTTRHDEPGAWIDDQKIAFFGMSVEHGVLVHGAALNIFNDLNPFNAIKTCGRDNERVTNLVLKTKNMIDIESVKMTLVSRFSRQLGYLPDRFIG, translated from the coding sequence ATGAAAAAACTAAATATCATAGACCTGGGTATAATGACGTACAGTGATGCAATAGAAGTAATGGAACGGGTAAGAGCCGATGTAGAAAGAATAGAGGATGATACGCTTTTACTTGTTGAACATCCGACAGTGATTACGATCGGCAGGGATGGGGATGATTCAAGTATTGTTGATAAGGCATATATAGATAAACACAACATTCCCGTGGTTCATGCAGACCGTGGAGGTAAAGCTGTTGTTCATAACAAAGGACAGCTTGTGGTTTATCCTGTGATCAAGGTTACAGACAATCCAATAGATATCTTATTTAAGATGATGGATGTAATGGAAAGCACATTAAGCACATTTGGGCTTAAAACAACGCGGCATGATGAACCGGGAGCATGGATCGATGATCAAAAGATTGCATTTTTCGGGATGAGTGTAGAGCATGGCGTGCTTGTTCATGGCGCTGCTCTTAATATATTTAATGATCTGAATCCGTTCAATGCAATCAAAACATGCGGCAGAGATAATGAAAGGGTTACAAACCTTGTTCTTAAGACAAAAAACATGATTGACATAGAGTCTGTTAAGATGACCCTTGTATCAAGGTTCTCAAGACAGCTTGGTTACCTGCCTGATAGGTTTATAGGATAG
- a CDS encoding AbrB/MazE/SpoVT family DNA-binding domain-containing protein: MKTKVTTRGQVSIPAKIRKRLDVKPESYIEWVVEGNTVKIIPIPGDIISAFRGKGKGAYKTQELLRDRVKERKAERVRDKNA; this comes from the coding sequence ATGAAAACAAAAGTCACTACAAGAGGACAGGTTTCAATACCAGCAAAGATAAGAAAAAGATTAGATGTTAAGCCGGAATCCTATATAGAATGGGTTGTCGAAGGCAATACCGTGAAAATAATCCCTATACCGGGGGATATCATCTCAGCTTTTAGAGGAAAAGGGAAAGGTGCCTATAAAACGCAAGAACTTCTGCGGGACAGAGTAAAGGAGAGAAAAGCAGAACGTGTGAGAGATAAGAATGCCTGA